The following proteins are co-located in the Anser cygnoides isolate HZ-2024a breed goose chromosome 2, Taihu_goose_T2T_genome, whole genome shotgun sequence genome:
- the TRIB1 gene encoding tribbles homolog 1 translates to MSRPAPPPPRRAAALLLPAARCRSAPAKRLPPLPDGPAEEAPASKWPRLAECPAGPPDCLSAPSSPCAPSSPAGGAAGPSLIASYLLLPLAEREQVSRALSVSSGRELRCKVFPLKHYQDKIRPYIQLPSHRNITGVVEVILGDTKAYVFFEKDFGDMHSYVRSCKRLREEEAARLFKQIVSAVAHCHQSAIVLGDLKLRKFVFSNEERTQLRLESLEDTHIIKGEDDALSDKHGCPAYVSPEILNTTGTYSGKSADVWSLGVMLYTLLVGRYPFHDSDPSTLFSKIRRGQFCIPDHVSPKARCLIRSLLRREPSERLTAPEILLHPWFEAVLEPGYTDQETGTSDQIVPEYHGDNDDISSFFC, encoded by the exons ATGAGCCGCCCGGCTCCTCCGCCGCCTCGCCGGGCCGCCGCGCTCCTCCTGccggccgcccgctgccgcaGCGCCCCGGCCAAGCGCCTGCCGCCGCTCCCGGACGGCCCCGCCGAGGAGGCTCCGGCCTCCAAGTGGCCTCGCCTGGCCGAGTGCCCCGCGGGCCCCCCGGATTGCCTCAGCGCCCCTTCTTCGCCCTGCGCCCCGTCCTCGCCCGCcggaggggcggcggggcccagCCTCATCGCCTCCtacctgctgctgccgctggcCGAGCGGGAGCAGGTGTCGAGGGCGCTGAGCGTCAGCTCCGGCAGGGAGCTTCGCTGTAAG GTGTTCCCCCTCAAACACTACCAGGACAAGATCCGGCCTTACATCCAGCTGCCGTCGCACCGGAACATCACCGGCGTGGTGGAAGTGATCCTCGGGGACACCAAGGCCTATGTCTTCTTCGAAAAGGACTTTGGGGACATGCACTCCTATGTGAGGAGCTGcaagaggctgagggaagaggaggctgccCGGCTCTTCAAGCAGATCGTCTCGGCTGTAGCTCACTGCCACCAGTCGGCCATCGTCCTCGGTGACCTCAAGCTCAGGAAATTTGTCTTCTCCAATGAAGAAAG GACTCAGCTGAGGCTGGAGAGCCTGGAGGACACGCACATCATCAAAGGCGAAGACGACGCGCTCTCAGATAAACACGGCTGTCCCGCCTACGTCAGCCCCGAGATCCTCAACACGACGGGGACCTACTCGGGGAAGTCGGCCGACGTGTGGAGTTTGGGAGTGATGCTCTACACCCTGCTCGTGGGACGCTATCCCTTCCATGACTCGGACCCTAGTACTCTGTTTTCCAAAATCCGCCGTGGACAGTTCTGTATTCCTGACCACGTCTCCCCCAAAGCCCGATGCCTCATCCGCAGCCTCCTGAGGCGGGAGCCCTCCGAAAGACTCACAGCTCCGGAGATCTTGCTTCATCCTTGGTTCGAGGCGGTCTTGGAGCCTGGATATACAGACCAGGAGACGGGAACTTCTGATCAAATTGTTCCAGAATACCATGGAGACAATGACGATATTAGTTCCTTCTTCTGCTAA